From a region of the Leptospira kmetyi serovar Malaysia str. Bejo-Iso9 genome:
- a CDS encoding RNA polymerase sigma factor, translating to MKLSQDHDFSLFYQNYKDSIYKVIRFLSNDPEEVEDIAQEVFLNIYKAFPNFSPERGSFYTWAAAIAKNTYFTYRKNRKKDLLLQENASIESLPAEDDFIRTIEAKIVEEELREIIATLPEPEKSIILLKEINNFTLEKTSQALNISSRTVSRKLLKALDLLREELERRKVVL from the coding sequence ATGAAGTTAAGTCAGGATCACGATTTTTCCCTGTTTTATCAAAACTACAAGGATTCGATCTATAAGGTAATTCGATTTCTTTCCAACGATCCTGAAGAGGTGGAAGATATCGCCCAAGAAGTTTTTCTGAATATCTATAAGGCCTTTCCGAATTTTTCACCCGAAAGAGGGAGCTTTTATACTTGGGCTGCGGCGATCGCCAAGAATACTTATTTCACGTATCGAAAAAATCGTAAAAAGGATTTGTTATTGCAAGAAAACGCTTCAATAGAATCGCTTCCGGCGGAAGATGATTTTATTCGGACCATAGAGGCCAAGATCGTCGAGGAAGAATTGAGGGAAATCATCGCCACCTTACCCGAACCCGAAAAAAGCATCATTTTATTAAAAGAAATCAATAACTTTACGTTGGAGAAAACCTCACAGGCATTAAACATCTCTTCGAGAACCGTCAGCAGAAAATTATTAAAAGCGTTAGATCTGCTTAGAGAAGAATTAGAAAGAAGAAAAGTGGTTTTGTAA